A single window of Aspergillus oryzae RIB40 DNA, chromosome 8 DNA harbors:
- a CDS encoding type I polyketide synthase (polyketide synthase modules and related proteins): MPSIVTVPHCPTERPCAMPIAICGMGMRLPGGIRDSEALYDFLLNKRDARRTVPPTRFNVDGFYDPEGKPGSLSSKQGYWLEDVELSNFDSSLFSMGRKEIENLDPHQRLLLEVVREAFESAAETGWRGKNIGCYAASFGEEWSNLHAKDAQNRGFNVITGYMDLMQANRISYEFDLRGPSMTLRVGCSGSGLGIHLACQSIQLGECSSAIVAGANIILSPETTMLMADGGAISPDASSKTFDATANGYVRADGVNCLYIKRLDEAIRDGNPIRAVIRGTSTNAGGKSSALTAPNINAEETLIKAAYRNAGVDPARTAMVECHGTGTAMGDAIEAAAVARVFGDKGIYIGAVKPNLGHSEGASAISSILKAIVELENRTILPNIKFNTPSPRIQWDEARLTVPIEPMHWPEDREERISINSYGIGGTNVHIILDSPASFGLSNTESPAEQAPDFKLLLLSAGHSDSLTKMQNNYQDYVTKHPDRLTDLEYTLAERREHLPVRGFFISNGNHDEAFVSPSFTSHLQKKVAFVFTGQGAQWAGMGRELLKTYPEFVHDIRQMDKLLQKQKDPPEWRIEEQLLTPPETSLLSKAEVAQPVCTALQIALCNHLARWEIFPSAVVGHSSGEIAAAYAAGSVSMHDAVLLAYYRGAASKEQTREGAMAAVGLGYDDVVHWLRPGVVIACENSPSSVTLSGDADVIESVLSAIRNDRPDAFQRFLKVNKAYHSHHMQDVGHLYDSLMANQPAIKRPNVPFHSTVLSRQLHEPEDFGSSYWRLNMESPVWFYQGFNSLLQSEVGANGLYLEIGPHSALAGPIKQIYRAQNVSNPYLSVLSRGSNAVVTFLSCVGELWSRGVNIKYPLPATIPKALHDLPLYPWHYAERWWSESRSMKSSRFQRFPHHELLGARTIESSDLEPVWRNILRLGDVSWLRDHCVGSDIVFPAAAYIAMAGHAVWQITNLKDFTVRDISFKTAMVLDDKVPTEIITRLQPHHLTDSLNSRFFEFSILSHTGSVWTQHCMGLVAGGEISPGGIPTVTSFSRIVDPKRWYRAMSRAGLKYGPHFAGLQQITASVSESTASAIIQDSRAPGSSYTLHPTTTDLILQSAFVAIYQGQPRLLEKSRLPTFIEEMYIRGGVGEHDIHLNTTARKQTIQSHGVVKDTLIFFVKGLELSAPETDGNEQEQQSESAQLVWKPDIHFVDSTSLVQPAQQAELLSANPLIERIFLLCAIDLMDDIDGIPTTQPHLELYRTWMSEQPSKAQKEGSPLVPDAKDLFNLSASDRKELIHSLVASHTDGTMIPGSRILFLCYRHMLDIFRGRTNPLELMRRDGLLARYYDCLQDKHDYKGFLQLLGHLRPRMTVLEIGAGTGGLTAKILELLRSEAGEDTYQEYMYTDISSGFFVDAQERFHDRPRIRYDVLDISRDPIEQGFPEAHYDLIIASNILHATPKLTETLKHTRKLLKQDGRLLLQELCPVSKWTNFIFGLFPGWWLGKDDGRPSEPYISPTEWNCRLRAAGFTGIDSSALDAERPYQLNTMLVATPAPLSYVKRVTVLYTGTSHPVVHDLRQRLISDGYKVDLVSWGDDLPADQDIVFLLDLEAPFFDSITEENLDTFLQIFNHHSSSRLLWITHAAQILPQDPRFSQVLGMARTLRSELGVSFSTLELESFGPGSMEAISLLLQHIQQRTAENTEESEFDPDQEYAWVNGTIHVGRMHWLSVSEALAQSSGGGEKAILEIGRPGLLNTLRWVSQPLKLVGANEVRIKTMSISMNFKELLLAMGVVPIDCGQELVGTDSTGIVTAVGSNVKNVSVGDRVMALTVESTSYTTVLQLPSHLCIRIPDDCSFEEASTLPTVYLTVLRTLREKANLRRDQSILIHSAAGGVGIAAIHYAKWIGAKVYATVSSPNKIKFLVNEMGVEREDIFYSRDTTFLDGVMRATCGRGVDVVLNSLSGEQLHASWKCVAEGGSMIEIGKRDLLGRGKLAMSPFLANRSYIGADIATLSVLEPEWVQEQLATIVNLYKQGAIHPIRPVKTFPVSEVEDAFRYLQTGQHIGKLILQFSDSPDLPMATRVPVLDLRGDRAYLLVGGMRGIGASLARWMVYHGAKNLVFLSRSAGERDEDKTLIHELCDMGCQVFPFAGDVTDLATVKRVIESVTTPIAGVIQLAMVLADTGVMDMNLETWNTALKPKVDGTWNLHKALPTNMDFFVMASSLSGTFGNYGQSNYAAANTFLDAFAQFRQSQGLAASVVDLGVVDEIGFVSRNASLHRSIVQQMGAPISENSLLSCFHLAIIRSHPRHEYSSVFNPLDGFRSPYQLLHGLQSKVGIAKNQFMWQRDPRTAFNRTHMQKDASTHDGSEREDGGLRSFLAAIHDNPGILQEQSSVERAATEIARQASAYTTRRADEATNLGLSLHDFGVDSLVSIELRNWWKQSFGVDVTVLQLMNGGSFMDLGQKAVDQLKQRHLKV; the protein is encoded by the exons ATGCCTTCTATTGTTACGGTTCCTCATTGTCCGACTGAACGGCCATGCGCAATGCCCATTGCAATTTGCGGAATGGGCATGCGGCTACCCGGGGGCATTCGAGACTCTGAGGCTCTCTATGACTTTTTGTTGAACAAACGAGATGCTCGACGAACTGTTCCACCAACTCGGTTCAATGTTGATGGCTTTTACGATCCCGAGGGCAAGCCAGGCAGCCTCTCCTCAAAGCAGGGCTATTggctggaagatgttgagcTGTCCAACTTCGACTCATCATTATTCTCCATGGGACGAAAAGAGATCGAAAACCTTGACCCGCATCAAAGATTGTTGCTGGAAGTTGTGCGTGAGGCTTTCGAAAGTGCTGCTGAGACCGGCTGGAGAGGCAAAAATATCGGATGTTATGCCGCCAGCTTTGGTGAAGAATGGAGCAATCTCCATGCCAAGGATGCACAGAATAGAGGATTTAACGTGATTACTGGCTATATGGACCTTATGCAAGCGAACCGTATCTCATACGAGTTCGATTTAAGAGGGCCGAG TATGACACTTCGTGTTGGATGCTCGGGGAGTGGATTAGGCATTCACCTTGCATGTCAGTCGATTCAGCTGGGCGAGTGCTCCTCTGCGATTGTTGCCGGTGCCAATATCATTCTGTCACCGGAAACTACCATGCTGATGGCAGATGGCGGGGCAATCTCCCCGGACGCCTCATCCAAAACGTTTGATGCCACTGCGAATGGTTATGTCCGCGCTGATGGTGTCAACTGTCTCTATATCAAGCGTCTGGACGAGGCCATCCGCGATGGTAACCCAATCCGAGCTGTAATTCGAGGAACTAGCACCAATGCAGGTGGAAAGTCATCCGCCCTCACGGCGCCAAATATCAACGCGGAGGAAACTCTTATCAAGGCAGCTTATCGCAATGCAGGCGTTGACCCCGCGCGAACAGCCATGGTGGAGTGCCACGGAACAGGCACAGCGATGGGCGACGCCATTGAGGCAGCTGCAGTAGCCCGCGTCTTTGGGGACAAGGGAATATATATTGGAGCT GTAAAACCAAATCTAGGGCATTCGGAAGGGGCTTCGGCCATCAGCAGCATTCTGAAAGCAATCGTCGAGTTGGAAAATCGCACTATTTTACCCAATATCAAATTCAATACCCCGAGCCCTAGGA TTCAATGGGATGAAGCCCGGCTAACAGTTCCAATTGAGCCGATGCACTGGCCAGAGGATCGAGAGGAGCGCATCAGCATCAATAGTTATGGGATCGGCGGAACCAATGTCCAC ATTATCCTGGATTCCCCTGCCTCCTTCGGCCTATCCAATACCGAGTCGCCGGCCGAACAGGCACCAGATTTTAAACTTCTGCTGTTGTCAGCAGGCCATTCGGATTCATTGACAAAGATGCAAAATAACTACCAGGACTACGTCACTAAACATCCAGATAGACTGACTGATCTAGAATATACCTTGGCGGAGCGCCGGGAGCATCTTCCTGTCCGTGGCTTTTTCATTAGCAATGGGAATCACGATGAGGCTTTCGTCTCACCTTCTTTTACAAGCCACCTTCAGAAAAAGGTTGCATTTGTTTTCACCGGCCAAGGTGCACAGTGGGCTGGGATGGGAAGGGAACTGCTTAAAACATATCCTGAATTTGTTCATGATATCAGGCAGATGGACAAGCTTttgcaaaagcaaaaggacCCACCTGAATGGCGGATAGAGGAGCAACTATTGACGCCGCCGGAAACGAGTCTGCTCTCTAAAGCAGAAGTTGCGCAGCCTGTTTGTACTGCCCTTCAAATTGCACTTTGCAACCATCTAGCACGGTGGGAAATCTTTCCTTCCGCAGTCGTCGGTCATTCCAGTGGAGAAATTGCCGCCGCGTATGCCGCAGGCTCTGTGAGCATGCACGATGCAGTCCTTCTCGCATACTATCGAGGTGCCGCATCTAAGGAGCAGACTCGTGAAGGAGCCATGGCGGCTGTGGGGCTCGGATATGATGACGTTGTTCACTGGCTTCGACCAGGTGTTGTAATTGCCTGCGAAAATAGCCCCTCGAGTGTTACCTTGTCAGGGGATGCAGATGTCATTGAATCAGTCCTTTCCGCTATTCGAAATGACCGTCCAGATGCCTTTCAGCGGTTCTTGAAGGTGAATAAGGCATATCACTCAC ATCACATGCAGGACGTGGGACACCTATACGACAGTCTCATGGCCAATCAACCAGCGATCAAGCGCCCAAACGTTCCATTTCACTCTACAGTGTTATCTAGACAACTGCATGAACCAGAGGATTTTGGATCCAGCTATTGGCGTCTGAACATGGAAAGCCCCGTTTGGTTCTATCAAGGGTTTaactctcttcttcagtcAGAGGTTGGAGCAAATGGCCTATATTTGGAGATTGGACCGCATTCGGCACTGGCTGGCCCGATCAAACAAATCTACCGAGCTCAAAATGTGTCTAATCCGTATCTTTCTGTACTTTCACGCGGCTCAAATGCAGTTGTGACATTTTTGTCTTGCGTTGGTGAGCTCTGGTCTCGAGGCGTGAACATAAAATATCCCCTCCCAGCAACCATTCCCAAAGCCTTGCATGATCTGCCGTTGTATCCATGGCACTATGCAGAGCGTTGGTGGTCAGAGTCCCGATCCATGAAGTCTTCCCGGTTCCAAAGATTCCCGCACCATGAGTTACTTGGTGCTCGGACAATTGAAAGCAGTGATCTCGAACCCGTTTGGAGAAACATCCTGCGACTTGGAGATGTATCTTGGCTACGTGATCACTGTGTGGGTTCTGATATTGTTTTTCCAGCTGCGGCCTATATTGCAATGGCTGGCCATGCCGTTTGGCAGATAACGAATCTGAAGGACTTTACAGTGCGAGATATTTCCTTTAAGACGGCGATGGTGCTTGACGACAAGGTACCGACTGAGATCATTACCAGgcttcaacctcatcatCTTACCGACAGTTTGAATTCCAGATTCTTTGAATTTTCTATTTTGTCCCACACTGGTTCCGTGTGGACACAGCATTGCATGGGACTGGTCGCAGGCGGCGAGATCTCCCCTGGAGGAATACCTACAGTGACCTCTTTTTCGAGAATAGTGGACCCAAAACGGTGGTATCGAGCGATGAGCAGGGCTGGCCTTAAGTACGGCCCTCATTTTGCTGGTTTGCAGCAAATCACTGCAAGCGTTAGTGAAAGTACCGCATCTGCCATCATCCAGGATAGCAGAGCACCCGGATCGTCATATACTTTgcacccaacaacaaccgACTTGATTCTACAGTCCGCTTTCGTAGCCATATATCAAGGCCAGCCACGCCTCTTGGAAAAGTCCCGCTTACCTACATTCATCGAGGAGATGTATATACGAGGGGGCGTGGGCGAGCATGATATCCATTTGAATACCACTGCCCGGAAGCAGACAATTCAATCCCACGGTGTCGTCAAGGATACTCTTATCTTTTTTGTGAAAGGTCTGGAGCTTTCGGCGCCAGAAACAGACGGAAACGAACAGGAGCAGCAATCTGAATCGGCCCAGCTGGTCTGGAAGCCTGACATCCACTTTGTGGATTCTACAAGTCTTGTCCAACCAGCCCAGCAGGCCGAGCTACTCTCAGCAAATCCTCTGATTGAGCGAATATTTTTGCTTTGTGCCATAGACCTGATGGACGATATCGATGGAATTCCTACAACTCAACCACATCTCGAATTGTATCGGACATGGATGTCTGAACAGCCTTCGAAAGCGCAGAAGGAAGGCTCCCCTCTAGTGCCCGACGCAAAAGATCTATTCAATCTTAGTGCTAGCGATAGGAAAGAATTGATCCACAGTCTGGTCGCAAGTCATACTGATGGAACAATGATTCCAGGATCTCGCATCTTGTTCCTTTGCTATAGGCACATGTTGGACATTTTCAGGGGCAGGACTAACCCGCTTGAGTTGATGCGACGAGATGGCCTGTTAGCCCGTTACTACGACTGTTTACAGGACAAGCATGATTACAAAGGCTTTTTGCAACTCTTGGGTCATCTACGGCCTCGAATGACTGTGCTAGAAATTGGCGCCGGTACCGGAGGACTGACTGCAAAGATACTCGAGTTATTGCGATCcgaggctggagaagatacTTACCAGGAATATATGTATACGGATATCTCGTCGGGCTTTTTTGTCGATGCGCAGGAAAGGTTCCACGATCGACCTCGAATTCGCTACGACGTGCTGGACATTTCTAGGGATCCTATTGAGCAGGGCTTCCCGGAGGCCCATTATGATTTGATTATTGCCTCTAATATCCTACACGCAACTCCTAAGTTGACCGAGACTCTGAAGCATACTAGGAAGTTGCTCAAGCAAGACGGTCGTCTCTTGTTACAAGAATTATGCCCTGTTTCAAAATGGACAAATTTCATCTTCGGATTGTTCCCCGGCTGGTGGCTCGGTAAAGATGATGGACGCCCCAGCGAGCCCTACATCAGCCCTACGGAATGGAATTGTAGACTGCGTGCCGCTGGATTCACCGGTATTGATTCCTCAGCTCTTGATGCCGAACGCCCATACCAGCTCAACACTATGCTGGTTGCAACACCTGCGCCGCTATCCTATGTGAAGAGGGTAACTGTGCTTTACACTGGCACGTCTCATCCGGTAGTCCATGATTTACGCCAACGGCTTATCTCAGATGGATACAAAGTTGACCTGGTGAGCTGGGGAGACGACCTACCAGCCGACCAGGACATTGTCTTTCTGCTCGACCTTGAGGCACCATTTTTCGACAGTATCACAGAAGAGAACCTCGATACTTTCCTGCAGATATTCAACCATCATTCCTCATCTAGACTCTTGTGGATAACCCATGCCGCACAGATCCTCCCACAAGATCCGCGGTTCTCTCAGGTGCTGGGTATGGCACGAACGCTAAGGTCTGAACTTGGTGTCTCCTTTTCTACCCTTGAATTAGAAAGTTTCGGACCGGGCTCTATGGAGGCAatctcccttcttttgcaACACATACAACAGAGGACAGCTGAGAACACCGAAGAGTCCGAATTTGACCCAGACCAAGAATATGCTTGGGTCAATGGTACCATTCATGTTGGCCGCATGCACTGGCTCTCAGTTTCTGAGGCCCTGGCTCAGAGCAGCGGGGGAGGTGAGAAAGCTATCCTAGAGATAGGTCGACCGGGATTACTCAATACGTTGCGTTGGGTATCCCAACCATTGAAACTGGTAGGCGCCAATGAAGTGAGAATCAAGACGATGTCAATCAGCATGAAtttcaaagaacttcttcttgccatGGGAGTTGTCCCCATTGATTGTGGCCAGGAGTTGGTAGGTACAGATAGTACAGGTATTGTCACAGCGGTTGGGTCCAATGTCAAGAACGTATCTGTCGGTGATCGAGTGATGGCCCTCACTGTTGAGAGCACCAGCTATACAACGGTACTGCAGCTACCTAGCCACCTCTGCATTCGGATTCCAGATGACTGCAGCTTTGAGGAGGCTAGTACACTGCCGACTGTCTACCTGACTGTGCTCAGAACGTTACGGGAAAAAGCGAACCTTCGACGGGACCAAAGCATTCTTATTCATAGTGCTGCAGGAGGAGTTGGTATCGCAGCCATCCACTATGCAAAGTGGATTGGTGCGAAGGTCTACGCGACAGTAAGCTCACCGAACAAGATTAAATTCCTGGTGAACGAGATGGGTGTGGAGAGAGAAGACATATTCTACTCACGTGATACCACCTTCCTTGATGGAGTTATGAGAGCAACCTGTGGCCGGGGAGTTGACGTAGTGCTTAACTCACTATCAGGCGAGCAGTTACATGCGTCCTGGAAATGTGTTGCAGAGGGAGGAAGTATGATTGAAATTGGTAAACgcgatcttcttggtcgtGGAAAACTGGCCATGAGCCCGTTCTTGGCCAACCGATCGTATATCGGAGCTGACATTGCAACTCTATCCGTGCTTGAGCCCGAATGGGTTCAAGAACAACTAGCCACCATTGTTAATCTTTACAAGCAGGGAGCTATACATCCCATCCGCCCGGTCAAGACATTTCCCGTCagtgaggttgaagatgccTTCCGGTACCTACAAACGGGGCAACACATCGGCAAGCTTATTCTGCAGTTTTCCGACTCGCCTGACCTTCCCATGGCCACTAGGGTTCCAGTGTTGGACCTTCGAGGAGACAGGGCCTACCTTTTGGTAGGTGGAATGCGGGGCATCGGTGCATCCCTCGCAAGATGGATGGTCTACCACGGGGCCAAGAATCTAGTTTTCCTCTCTCGCTCAGCAGGAGAAAGGGATGAGGACAAAACACTTATACACGAATTGTGTGATATGGGATGTCAGGTCTTCCCATTTGCAGGTGATGTTACTGATCTGGCAACCGTTAAACGGGTTATAGAAAGTGTTACAACTCCTATTGCAGGAGTCATTCAGTTAGCCATGGTTCTTGCAGACACTGGAGTCATGGATATGAATTTGGAAACTTGGAATACAGCTCTGAAGCCTAAGGTTGACGGAACATGGAATCTACACAAGGCACTACCAACAAATATGGATTTCTTCGTCATGGCCTCTTCCCTATCCGGAACATTTGGAAACTACGGCCAGTCGAACTACGCGGCCGCCAACACTTTCCTTGATGCCTTTGCCCAGTTCCGTCAATCCCAAGGACTCGCTGCATCGGTGGTCGACTTGGGCGTAGTGGACGAGATAGGATTCGTCAGTCGAAATGCATCTCTTCACCGATCGATAGTGCAGCAGATGGGTGCCCCCATATCAGAAAATAGCCTTTTAAGCTGTTTCCATTTGGCCATTATTCGATCTCATCCGCGACATGAATATTCATCAGTATTCAATCCGCTAGATGGGTTCCGATCCCCCTACCAGCTGCTCCACGGTCTACAGTCCAAAGTCGGCATTGCAAAGAATCAGTTCATGTGGCAACGAGATCCACGTACCGCTTTTAATCGCACTCATATGCAGAAAGATGCATCCACCCATGATGGTAGTGAACGCGAAGACGGTGGTCTCAGGTCGTTCCTTGCGGCTATCCATGATAACCCGGGCATATTGCAAGAGCAGTCTAGTGTTGAAAGAGCAGCTACAGAGATCGCTCGCCAGGCTTCCGCGTATACGACGCGACGCGCCGATGAAGCAACAAATTTGGGGTTGTCGTTACACGATTTTGGTGTGGACTCTCTCGTGTCAATCGAACTTCGCAATTGGTGGAAACAGTCATTTGGCGTCGATGTGACGGTGTTGCAGCTAATGAATGGTGGCAGCTTCATGGATCTTGGCCAGAAGGCTGTGGACCAGCTGAAGCAAAGACATTTGAAAGTATAA